CCTGGCGTTGAAGGTTTGGTACACATTTCCCAAATCTCCCACAAGCACATTGCTACGCCAGCTGACGTGCTTGAAGCAGGGCAAGAAGTTAAGGTGAAGGTCTTAAACGTTGACCCTGAACGTCAACGTTTGGGTCTGTCCATCAAGGCGCTTGAAGAAGCTCCGGCGGGCAGTGACAACAACAATAACAACAACGGTGGTTCCCGTCGTCCGCGTCGTCGTAACAACAACTACATCGCAGACGCACCGGAAGAAGAAAGTGGTTTCAACTTGGGTGACCTGCTTGGTGACCAATTGAAGAACTTCGACAAGTAATCATAACCATCAATAAGCAGGGCCGGGAGTAATCCCGGCTTTGTTTTTGCCAAAATTTATTGAAGGGAGGAAACTTCATGGCAAATCCAGTAGTAGCGATTGTCGGACGCCCGAACGTGGGGAAGTCGACCCTCTTTAACCGGATCGCCGGGGAGCGGATCGCAATCGTTGAAGACACCCCCGGAGTAACCCGGGATCGCCTCTACGCCCACGGGGAATGGCTGGGCAAAAACTTTTCGATGATTGACACCGGGGGGATTGAAATGTCCGATCAACCCCTCTTAACGCAGATCCGGCAACAGGCTGAAATCGCGATTGAAGAAGCCGATGTGATCATCATGGTCGTTAACGTTGAAAACGGGGTGACCGATGCCGACGAGCAGGTGGCCCAAATTCTCTACCGGTCCAACAAGCCGGTCGTCTTGGCCGTCAATAAGGTTGATAACCCCGAGCGGCGGCTCGACGTTTATGACTTTTACCAACTTGGTTTGGGTGAACCGTACCCGGTTTCGTCCGTTCACGGGGTTGGCCTTGGTGATATGCTCGACGCCGTGATTGAAAACTTTGCCGAAAAGGACGCCGAAGAAGAGAACGACCGGATTCGCTTTTCCTTTATCGGGCGGCCCAACGTCGGTAAGTCCTCGCTCGTTAACGCCATCCTAGGCGAAAACCGGGTGATCGTTTCGGACATGGCCGGGACGACCCGTGATGCGATTAACACCCAGTTTACGGCGAAGGACGGTCGCGAATTCACGATGGTCGACACGGCGGGGATCAAAAAGAAGGGCAAACTCTACGAAAATACCGAGCGTTACGCCCTAATGCGCTCAATGCGGGCGATCGATGACTCCGACGTCGTCTTAGTCGTGTTAAACGCCGAAGAGGGGATCCGGGAACTCGATAAGCACATTGCCGGCTACGCTCACGAGGCGGGACGGGCGGTGATCATCGTCGTCAATAAGTGGGACACGATCCCGGACCGGGACCAACGGACGATGACCGACTTTACCAACCTGATCCGTCACGAATTCCAGTACCTTAGTTACGCCCCGATCGTGTTTGTGTCGGCTAAGACCAAGCAACGGCTGTCCCGTTTACCGGAGATGATTGAAGAGGCCTACGATCACCAACACCGGCGGATTCAATCGGCGGTCTTAAACGACGTCTTGATGGATGCCCTGGCCGCTAACCCAACCCCATCGTCCAACGGCCGGCGCCTGCGGGTTTACTACGCAACTCAGGTTGCCGTGGCGCCGCCGACCTTCGTGATCTTCGTTAACGATCCGGACCTGATGCACTTTTCATATGCCCGCTACTTAGAGAACCGGATCCGGGCGGCCTTTGACTTTACCGGGACCCCAATTCGCTTAATCAAACGCCGGCGCAAGTAGGAAGAAACCGCTTGCGCAAGGATTGAGGGCGGAAATTTCCCGGAAAATGGCAAAAATGGTAAAAACCCCGGGAAATGCCTTGCTAACGGGGTTTTACTATGCTAATCTAGTTTTTGAAATAATGCGAAGGTTCGTCATTGTTTCGTTAATTTTGGACCACTCAAAATTAACAATCACTGGATCACCCCCCGTGGAGTGATCGTTAGTGGGAGGTGAAAGTGACATGGCAAACAAGGCAGAATTAGTTACCAACGTTGCAACTGCAACCGGTCTGACTAAGAAGGATGCAACCGCAGCTGTTGACGCAGTTTTCAGCTCCATCCAAGCTTCCTTGGCTAAGGGTGAAAAGGTTCAACTGATCGGCTTTGGTAACTTCGAAGTTCGTGAACGTGCTGCCCGCAAGGGTCGTAACCCACAAACTGGTCAAGAAATCCAAATTCCTGCAAGCAAGGTTCCGGCATTCAAGCCAGGAAAGGCGCTTAAGGACGCCGTTAAGTAAGCTTTACTTAGCGTAAACGAGGGGCTGTGACAAGTACGTCACAGCCCCTTTTAAGGTCAATTAGAAAGGGGTAACAACGTGACCTATTCAGAACAAATGTTAGACCACATTGAAGAAGGTACCATGGACCAGGCCCAAAAAGACTTCGCCTGGGCCCTGCGGAAGGATGACGATGACACCCTCTACAGCTTGGCGGAAGAGCTTTACGCACTCGGGTTGACCAACCAGGCCCAGCGAACCTATTTAAAGCTTTTGGACCGCTACCCACAAGAGGATGAGTTACGAACCGCCTTAGCCGAAATTGCCATCGACAATGGCGACAATGACGAGGCCCTTTCCTACCTATCCCAAATTCAACCCAGCTCGCCGGCTTACCTGCAGTCGCTGCTGGTGCAAGCCGACCTCTACCAAACCGAGGAGCAATTTGAAATTACGGAGGCCAAGTTAAACGAGGCCTACCGGATGGCGCCCGACGAACCCGCCGTCTTGTTTGCCCTGGCCGAGTACTACTACCTAATCGGTAAGTTTCAAGAGGCCATTCCCTTTTACTTCGCCCTGATTAAGGCGGGCCACCTCGAATTCGCGAAGGTTGACATTGCCGGACGGTTGGGGACCGCTTACGCCCAGCTCGGTAAGTTTGATCAGGCACTGGGTTACTTAAATCAGGTAGCGCCTGGTTATCAAACCAGTGACATCCGGTTTCAGACCGGGTTGACCCAGTTAGCCCTCCACCAGCTCAAGGAGGCCATCATCACCTTCAAGGAGCTAGCAGAAGACGATGGCCAATACGCCTCGGTCTACCCGGCCCTGGCCCAAGCGTACGCCGAAGAGCACCACTACGCCCAGGCCCTGACCACCCTGCAAGAAGGATTAGCGGTTGACCAGTACAATGAGCACCTGTACGCCCAAGCAGCCGAGATGGCTAGCCACGTTGGCGATACGGAATTAATGGCGACCTACTTGAAGCGGGCCCACGAACTGGATCCGGATAACCAAACCATTACCCTCCAGTATTCCAACTTCTTGCTTCACCAAGGTCAAGACGACGAGAACCTCGCCCTCTTGGCACCGCTGGTGGACGAAAACGATGATCCCCAAGTTGAGTGGAATCTGGCCCAGTCGTACTTGCACAAAGAGGACTTTGACGGGGCCAAGCAAGCTTTTGAAGCGGCCGCCCCGGCCCTGAGGGATAACCCAACCTTCTTGCGTCAGTTGATTGAGTTTTACCAGGAAATGGGGATGCGCCCGCAGTTGCGGGAGGCCGTTGAGCACTACCTGGCGATTGATCCGGCCGATAGCGAACTACAAGAACTCCTAGAACAACTGGACGAAGACTACTAACCAGATAACGGAAACCCGTGAGAAACGGGGCATAAAGCAAAGCAGAGCCCAAGAGAAAGCGCCGCTTCCTCTTGGGCTCTGCTTGTATTTCCAAACGTTAGTGGCCAATTACCCTAGTCTTTTTCCGCCGATTGTTCCGCCCTGTCTTGATTAAACAAGAGCCGGCGGTAGTAGAGCAAGGAGGCCGGGTCAATGCGCAGGACCTCCATTAATTGCTGGTCCGACCAGTCCCGGTGGAGGCGGAGTTGGTTTAAGACGTAACCCTGGTGGAGGTTACGGGGGGCCAGCGAGAAGTTGGTTAACGACTCGTCGGCCTTGAGGTACTTGTGCAAACCGGCGTTGGTAAGGCGTGGCTGATTGTGGTTAAGCCGGGTTTTTAAAAAGGGATCCGTGCACCCCTGCAGGTCCGCGAGGGGTTGGTGGAAAACGTTAAAGGCGACTAAAAAGTTCTTCTCGGCCTTAGTAGTGGGGCTCAGTCGCCGCAGTTGTTGGCCAAAGTCGGGGGCCAAGAATTCGCCGACCGTGTAGCCTTTGGCCGAGAGGAATAGGGTTAAACGGGTGTAGAAGTGGAGTTGGTCACTTTCCAATAATTGGTCGAGTTGGTTAACCCACTTGGGGCTGACCTTCACCGCCGGGCGGGGGAGGGCCCCGTGCAGGGTCAGGGTCGGGTAACCATGGATCAGTTGGTGAGTGAAGAGGTAGCGAAAGTAACGGTTGAGGTGGGATAAAATCTTATTGGTGGTCGCCAGCGTCGCCGTCCGGTCGTCTTTGAGGTAGTTAAAAAAGGCCCGGACGTCGGTTTCGGTGACCGCGTCCACCTGGGGGTCGTGGGCAAAGGCGGGGCGGTTAGCACGCAAGAAGTCAAAGAAGCTGGTAAGGCTGGTGGCATAAGTTGCCACCGTCAGCGGCGCCAGTCCCTGTTGGATTAAAAAATTTTCAAACGGTTGTTGGTAGGGGTAATGGTCTGCCATAAGAACACCTCCAAGTAAGCAGATATTTACTATAACTATACACCCACTCAAACAAATCGCCAACACCCTAACACGACCAGCCAAAATTTGCTAGAATAGATTAATTGGGTGCCGAGCAAGTAGTAATTGTCCGCACCTTAAATTTGGACGAAACGGGGCTTCACCATGAAAATTGAGACGCTGCCGGCGGAATTTGAACCGGCCCGCCCAATCCTTTCGCGCATTGAAGAAGCTGGCTTTGAGGCATACTTTGTCGGCGGCTGTGTTCGCGATACGATTTTAAACTTACCCATTCATGACATTGACATCGCCACCTCGGCCTACCCGGCGGAGATCAAACAGATCTTTTCGCGGACGGTAGACACCGGGATTGAACACGGGACGGTGATGATTTTAGATCACGGGACTGGTTATGAGACGACCACCTTCCGGACCGAGTCGGGTTACCAAGATTTCCGGCGTCCGGATTCCGTTACCTTCGTGCGGTCTTTAAAAGAAGACTTACAGCGCCGGGATTTTACGATTAACGCCTTGGCTTTAAAAGAGGACGGGACGGTGGTGGACCTTTTTGACGGGTTAGGGGATTTAAAGCGCCACTTGATCAAGGCGGTTGGTGATCCGGCCGAGCGGTTTCACGAGGATGCCTTGCGAATGATGCGGGCAGCCCGGTTTGCCGCCAAGCTTGGTTTTCAAATCGAGCCGGGCACGCTGGCCGGGATGTCACAAAACGCGGCCCTGTTGGAAAAGATCGCCGTTGAACGGATCCAGGTCGAATTCGAAAAGTTACTCCTTGGTAAGGCGGTCCAAAACGGTTTGGCTACCATGTTAGACACCAAGCTGTACCTGCATTGTCCAGGACTGAAGGAGGGTGGCCAAGGGCTCCAATATTTGGCTCAGCAACCACTGACGTTAAACAACGCCACGCAGGCTTGGGGAGCACTTGCAATCTGCTTGGGCCTTGATAAAAACCAGCTGCGCCCCTTCTTAAAGGGGTGGAAGCTATCGAATGGTTTGATTACCGCCGTTTCTCGGGCCGTTCCACTGGTGGAAAAACTGACGACTAAGGCGGCTGGGGCAAGCGATCTTTACCAGGCGGGTCAGCAAGCGGTGGCAGACGCCGTCGTGATCGCCAACTCCCTGGGTGGTCAGGTCGATCCACAGGCGGTTCAAGCAGCGTACCAGGCTCTACCAATTAAGGAGAGCGGCGAATTGGCCTTAAACGGGGGCGACCTAATTAAAGCGGGGTTTAAGCCGGGGCCAGCAATGGGCAAGGCCCTCACCACCCTGACTAAACAAGTGGTTGAAGGTCAGCTGGCCAATGATTACCAGACCCTATTAAAGGCGGCGGGCGAGCTGTTAAAGGCGTAGTAAGGAGGAAACATGCAGACATTACGTGCGGATAATTTAACGAGTCGTTACGGCGAAAAGGTGCTCTTTGAAGACGTGTCCTTTTTGATTAACGAGGGCGATCGGATCGGCCTGATCGGTACTAACGGTAGTGGGAAGACCAGCCTCTTGAACGTGATTGCCGGTCAAACTGGTGCCGATGCCGGCCAGATCACTAAGCCGGGGGACTACACGATTGGCTACCTGATGCAGCAGCCGAGTTTTGACCCGGATTTATCGATTACCGATGCGGTTTTTGCGGGCAGCCAGCGGGTCTTTCAAACAATTCGCAGCTATGAAGCGGCCCTCACGGAGTACACTAACCACCCCGAAGATGCGGCGGCGGCCGATCGCTTTGCCAAGCTGCAAGCGTCCATGGACCAAGAGGACGCGTGGGACGCGGATTCCCGGATTAAGACGATCCTGACCCAACTTAAAATCACCGACATGGACCAGAAGATGGGGGAACTGTCGGGGGGACAAGTGAAACGGGTTGGCCTAGCGCAGGTCCTGATTCAAGAACCGGACCTCCTGATGCTTGATGAACCGACCAACCACCTGGACCTGGCCTCAATCGTGTGGCTTCAAGAATACCTAGCCTCGTACAAGGGGGCTGTTTTGGTGGTCACCCACGACCGTTACTTCTTGGATCAAGTTACTAACCACATTTGGGAATTGGCCTACGGGGTCATGCACCACTACGACGGTAACTACCAAGCCTTCGTCGAAAAGAAGGCCGAACGCCTCGAACTCTCCCAGGCTAGTGAACGCAAGAAGCAAAACCTGTATAGAAAGGAACTGGCTTGGATGCGCCACGGCGCCAAGGCTCGTTCCACCAAGCAAAAGGGGCGGATCAACCGCTTTAACGAGCTCAAGGACTCCCTGGGCCAGGTGGAAACG
The nucleotide sequence above comes from Limosilactobacillus fermentum. Encoded proteins:
- a CDS encoding phage integrase N-terminal SAM-like domain-containing protein, with translation MADHYPYQQPFENFLIQQGLAPLTVATYATSLTSFFDFLRANRPAFAHDPQVDAVTETDVRAFFNYLKDDRTATLATTNKILSHLNRYFRYLFTHQLIHGYPTLTLHGALPRPAVKVSPKWVNQLDQLLESDQLHFYTRLTLFLSAKGYTVGEFLAPDFGQQLRRLSPTTKAEKNFLVAFNVFHQPLADLQGCTDPFLKTRLNHNQPRLTNAGLHKYLKADESLTNFSLAPRNLHQGYVLNQLRLHRDWSDQQLMEVLRIDPASLLYYRRLLFNQDRAEQSAEKD
- a CDS encoding HU family DNA-binding protein; this translates as MANKAELVTNVATATGLTKKDATAAVDAVFSSIQASLAKGEKVQLIGFGNFEVRERAARKGRNPQTGQEIQIPASKVPAFKPGKALKDAVK
- a CDS encoding tetratricopeptide repeat protein, which encodes MTYSEQMLDHIEEGTMDQAQKDFAWALRKDDDDTLYSLAEELYALGLTNQAQRTYLKLLDRYPQEDELRTALAEIAIDNGDNDEALSYLSQIQPSSPAYLQSLLVQADLYQTEEQFEITEAKLNEAYRMAPDEPAVLFALAEYYYLIGKFQEAIPFYFALIKAGHLEFAKVDIAGRLGTAYAQLGKFDQALGYLNQVAPGYQTSDIRFQTGLTQLALHQLKEAIITFKELAEDDGQYASVYPALAQAYAEEHHYAQALTTLQEGLAVDQYNEHLYAQAAEMASHVGDTELMATYLKRAHELDPDNQTITLQYSNFLLHQGQDDENLALLAPLVDENDDPQVEWNLAQSYLHKEDFDGAKQAFEAAAPALRDNPTFLRQLIEFYQEMGMRPQLREAVEHYLAIDPADSELQELLEQLDEDY
- the der gene encoding ribosome biogenesis GTPase Der yields the protein MANPVVAIVGRPNVGKSTLFNRIAGERIAIVEDTPGVTRDRLYAHGEWLGKNFSMIDTGGIEMSDQPLLTQIRQQAEIAIEEADVIIMVVNVENGVTDADEQVAQILYRSNKPVVLAVNKVDNPERRLDVYDFYQLGLGEPYPVSSVHGVGLGDMLDAVIENFAEKDAEEENDRIRFSFIGRPNVGKSSLVNAILGENRVIVSDMAGTTRDAINTQFTAKDGREFTMVDTAGIKKKGKLYENTERYALMRSMRAIDDSDVVLVVLNAEEGIRELDKHIAGYAHEAGRAVIIVVNKWDTIPDRDQRTMTDFTNLIRHEFQYLSYAPIVFVSAKTKQRLSRLPEMIEEAYDHQHRRIQSAVLNDVLMDALAANPTPSSNGRRLRVYYATQVAVAPPTFVIFVNDPDLMHFSYARYLENRIRAAFDFTGTPIRLIKRRRK
- a CDS encoding CCA tRNA nucleotidyltransferase, which encodes MKIETLPAEFEPARPILSRIEEAGFEAYFVGGCVRDTILNLPIHDIDIATSAYPAEIKQIFSRTVDTGIEHGTVMILDHGTGYETTTFRTESGYQDFRRPDSVTFVRSLKEDLQRRDFTINALALKEDGTVVDLFDGLGDLKRHLIKAVGDPAERFHEDALRMMRAARFAAKLGFQIEPGTLAGMSQNAALLEKIAVERIQVEFEKLLLGKAVQNGLATMLDTKLYLHCPGLKEGGQGLQYLAQQPLTLNNATQAWGALAICLGLDKNQLRPFLKGWKLSNGLITAVSRAVPLVEKLTTKAAGASDLYQAGQQAVADAVVIANSLGGQVDPQAVQAAYQALPIKESGELALNGGDLIKAGFKPGPAMGKALTTLTKQVVEGQLANDYQTLLKAAGELLKA